The Geobacillus stearothermophilus ATCC 12980 genome contains a region encoding:
- the xerD gene encoding site-specific tyrosine recombinase XerD translates to MEYELKDFLHYLTVERNLAHNTIVSYERDLKKYVRYLCQVEQLQAWGEVERLHILHFLKFLSEQGQSARTIARHLASIRSFHQFLLREKIAAQDPTVHIETPQFERTLPKVLSVEEVEALLAAPQVSTPFGLRDKAMLELLYATGMRVSELVQLNLSDVHLTMGFVRCYGKGRKERIVPIGRMAIEALAHYLERGRPQLVNLRRRATEALFLNHYGQRLTRQGFWKILKRLAKEAGIEKELTPHTLRHSFATHLLENGADLRAVQELLGHADISTTQMYTHVTKTRLKDVYKQYHPRA, encoded by the coding sequence TTGGAATACGAGTTGAAAGATTTTCTGCATTATTTGACGGTGGAGCGGAATTTGGCGCACAATACGATCGTTTCGTATGAACGCGATTTGAAAAAATACGTCCGCTATTTGTGTCAAGTCGAGCAGCTTCAGGCGTGGGGCGAAGTGGAGCGCCTCCATATTCTCCATTTTTTAAAGTTTTTAAGCGAACAAGGGCAATCGGCGCGGACGATCGCCCGCCATTTGGCGTCGATCCGTTCGTTTCATCAGTTTTTGCTAAGGGAGAAAATCGCGGCGCAAGACCCGACCGTCCATATCGAAACGCCGCAGTTTGAACGGACGCTGCCGAAAGTGCTGTCGGTCGAGGAAGTCGAGGCGCTGCTTGCAGCGCCGCAAGTGAGCACACCGTTTGGGTTGCGCGACAAGGCGATGCTGGAGCTGTTGTATGCGACCGGCATGCGCGTCAGTGAGCTTGTGCAGCTCAACTTAAGCGACGTGCATTTGACGATGGGGTTTGTCCGCTGCTATGGAAAAGGGCGGAAAGAGCGGATCGTGCCGATCGGGCGCATGGCGATTGAAGCGCTTGCCCACTATTTGGAGCGAGGGCGCCCGCAGCTTGTCAATCTGCGACGACGGGCAACGGAGGCGCTGTTTTTGAACCATTATGGCCAGCGGTTGACACGGCAAGGGTTTTGGAAAATTTTAAAGCGGCTCGCGAAAGAAGCCGGCATCGAAAAAGAATTGACGCCGCATACGCTTCGGCATTCGTTTGCGACGCATCTGCTTGAGAACGGAGCCGATTTGCGCGCTGTGCAAGAGTTGCTTGGGCATGCCGACATTTCGACGACGCAAATGTATACGCATGTTACGAAAACGCGCCTAAAAGACGTGTACAAACAGTACCACCCGCGCGCCTAG
- a CDS encoding YqzK family protein, whose protein sequence is MKTVWQMVKVFLLFTGCTILFYYSLVWFNREYEYYHRYDEPKGSAVKVSAAESAPPSWLDRLIFFYRDGE, encoded by the coding sequence ATGAAAACCGTTTGGCAAATGGTGAAAGTGTTTCTTTTATTTACGGGATGCACCATTTTATTTTATTATAGTCTTGTATGGTTTAACCGCGAGTACGAGTATTACCACCGATACGATGAGCCGAAGGGATCGGCGGTCAAAGTATCGGCGGCGGAGAGTGCGCCGCCAAGTTGGCTCGACCGGCTGATATTTTTTTATCGCGACGGGGAGTAG
- a CDS encoding Fur family transcriptional regulator: MEDRVERIKKQLHSAGYKLTPQREATVRVLLEHEEDHLSAEDVYLLVKEKSPEIGLATVYRTLELLTELKIVDKINFGDGVSRYDLRKEGAAHFHHHLICLECGSVAEIQEDLLENVEAIVEEKWKFKIKDHRLTFHGICHRCQQKHEEK, from the coding sequence ATGGAAGATCGTGTGGAACGAATTAAGAAGCAGCTGCACTCAGCCGGCTATAAACTGACGCCACAGCGGGAAGCGACAGTAAGAGTCCTGCTTGAACATGAAGAAGACCATTTAAGCGCGGAAGACGTCTACCTCCTCGTGAAAGAAAAATCCCCAGAGATCGGACTGGCGACCGTATATCGGACGCTCGAGCTGCTCACCGAGTTGAAAATTGTCGATAAAATCAATTTCGGGGACGGGGTGTCGCGCTATGACCTCCGCAAGGAAGGAGCGGCCCATTTTCATCACCACCTCATCTGCTTAGAATGCGGGTCGGTGGCGGAAATTCAAGAAGATTTGCTTGAGAATGTCGAAGCGATTGTTGAGGAGAAGTGGAAATTTAAAATTAAAGACCATCGTTTGACGTTCCACGGCATTTGTCACCGTTGCCAGCAAAAGCATGAAGAAAAATAA
- the spoIIM gene encoding stage II sporulation protein M produces MRTHPLKSAIAVHWREHASLYVFVIVLFLMGVIFGAIVVNSLGFSQKQDLYYYLAQFFGQVSKDNVASAHDMFRQSYMHNVKYMVLMWVLGISVIGLPVILVLLFLKGIVVGFTVGFLVNQMGWKGFLLSFVSVMPQNLLVIPLMIVMGVMSISFSLRMVRNQFMKRPHEPVFPMVMRYAAAMAAAAFGLLVSSAVEAYLSPVLMKQVVKWVANLIIIIM; encoded by the coding sequence ATGAGAACCCATCCGCTGAAATCGGCTATCGCTGTTCATTGGCGTGAACATGCTTCGCTGTACGTGTTTGTCATCGTCCTGTTTCTCATGGGCGTCATTTTCGGCGCCATTGTCGTCAACAGCCTCGGCTTCAGCCAAAAGCAAGATTTGTATTATTACTTGGCGCAATTTTTTGGACAAGTATCAAAAGACAACGTGGCAAGCGCCCACGACATGTTCCGTCAAAGCTACATGCATAACGTCAAATATATGGTCCTCATGTGGGTGCTCGGCATTTCCGTCATCGGACTGCCGGTCATTTTGGTTTTACTGTTTTTAAAAGGCATTGTCGTCGGCTTCACCGTCGGCTTTTTAGTCAATCAAATGGGCTGGAAAGGGTTTTTATTGTCATTTGTTTCGGTGATGCCGCAAAATTTGCTTGTCATTCCGCTCATGATCGTGATGGGCGTGATGTCGATATCGTTTTCCTTGCGGATGGTGCGCAATCAGTTTATGAAACGGCCGCACGAGCCAGTGTTCCCGATGGTGATGCGCTATGCCGCGGCGATGGCCGCGGCCGCCTTCGGGCTGCTTGTCTCTTCGGCGGTGGAAGCGTACCTTTCGCCGGTCTTGATGAAACAGGTGGTGAAATGGGTCGCTAATTTAATAATAATTATTATGTAG
- a CDS encoding endonuclease Q family protein has translation MPNKKNERGLGCYYADLHIHIGRTASGRPVKITGARTLTLENILHEAAEVKGIDLVGVIDSHVPEVLDELERAMEKHGWREHEGGGVSAGKVTLLLGSEIEVYDDHCHGPIHVLVFLPTVQTMRTFSGWLGKRVKNMSLSSQRVYASGRELQAAAKEQGGWFIPAHAFTPFKSLYGKGVKHSLTEVFDPDWIDAIELGLSADTAMADQIAELHRYPYLTNSDAHSLRKIAREYEEVRLAAPTFAELEKALRGEDGRAIVANYGLNPKLGKYHQTVCERCLAPVAPDVDRCAACGHHRFVKGVFDRLAELKTAERGPKRPPYIYQVPLEFIPGLGSKAYEKLLARFGTEMSVLHEAAEEEIAETVGEKLAQLIVLARSGALHIEAGGGGRYGKVWEG, from the coding sequence ATGCCGAATAAAAAAAACGAGCGCGGCCTCGGCTGTTATTATGCTGATTTACATATTCACATCGGCCGCACCGCCTCGGGCCGCCCGGTGAAAATTACTGGGGCGCGGACGTTGACGCTTGAGAACATCTTGCATGAAGCGGCTGAGGTGAAAGGGATCGACCTCGTCGGCGTCATTGACAGCCATGTGCCCGAAGTGCTGGACGAGCTCGAGCGGGCAATGGAGAAGCACGGTTGGCGCGAACATGAGGGGGGCGGCGTCAGCGCTGGGAAAGTGACGCTTTTGTTAGGCAGTGAAATCGAAGTATATGACGACCATTGCCATGGACCGATCCACGTGCTCGTTTTTTTGCCGACTGTGCAGACGATGCGCACGTTTTCCGGCTGGCTTGGCAAACGGGTAAAGAACATGTCGCTCAGTTCACAGCGCGTTTACGCCTCCGGCCGCGAGCTGCAAGCTGCCGCGAAAGAGCAGGGCGGCTGGTTCATTCCCGCGCACGCGTTCACCCCGTTTAAAAGCTTGTACGGAAAAGGGGTCAAGCACAGCCTGACAGAAGTGTTTGACCCGGATTGGATTGATGCCATTGAACTTGGGTTAAGCGCCGACACGGCGATGGCGGACCAGATCGCCGAATTGCATCGCTACCCGTACTTGACGAATTCCGATGCCCATTCGCTGCGGAAGATCGCCCGCGAATATGAAGAAGTGCGGCTCGCCGCCCCGACGTTTGCTGAATTGGAAAAAGCGCTGCGCGGTGAAGACGGGCGCGCGATTGTCGCCAACTACGGTTTAAATCCCAAACTCGGAAAATATCACCAGACAGTGTGCGAGCGCTGCCTTGCGCCGGTTGCACCGGACGTCGACCGCTGTGCGGCATGCGGCCATCATCGCTTCGTGAAAGGCGTGTTTGACCGGCTTGCGGAGCTGAAAACGGCGGAACGCGGGCCGAAACGGCCGCCGTACATTTATCAAGTGCCGCTTGAATTCATCCCCGGCCTTGGTTCAAAAGCGTATGAAAAGCTGCTCGCCCGTTTTGGCACGGAAATGAGCGTTCTTCATGAGGCGGCGGAGGAAGAGATCGCGGAGACGGTGGGAGAAAAGTTGGCCCAACTGATCGTCCTTGCCCGCAGCGGTGCGCTCCATATCGAGGCCGGGGGCGGTGGGAGATACGGGAAAGTGTGGGAGGGGTAA
- a CDS encoding NUDIX domain-containing protein — MEKLYEKTVHKEKLFSGRIIDLYIEEVELPNGKTSRREVIKHPGAVAVLPLLPDGKIVLVRQYRKALERALVEIPAGKLEHGEEPLASAHRELEEETGYRAHSMRHLISFYTSPGFADELIHLYVAEGLEKAEDSAGLDEDEFVELLEVTLEEALEMLQQRDIYDAKTAYALQYLQLRRALGEQNAE; from the coding sequence ATGGAGAAGTTGTATGAAAAAACCGTCCACAAAGAGAAATTGTTCAGCGGCCGCATCATTGACTTGTATATCGAGGAAGTCGAGCTGCCAAATGGGAAAACGAGCCGGCGCGAGGTGATCAAACATCCGGGGGCGGTGGCGGTGCTGCCGCTGTTGCCGGACGGGAAAATCGTTCTTGTCCGCCAGTACCGAAAAGCGCTGGAGCGCGCATTAGTCGAGATTCCGGCGGGCAAGCTAGAACATGGGGAAGAGCCGCTCGCTTCCGCACACCGCGAGCTCGAAGAAGAAACCGGCTACCGCGCCCATTCGATGCGCCATCTCATTTCCTTTTATACATCCCCAGGGTTTGCCGATGAACTCATCCATTTGTATGTCGCCGAGGGGCTGGAAAAAGCGGAGGACAGCGCCGGTTTGGATGAAGATGAGTTTGTCGAGCTGTTGGAAGTGACATTGGAGGAGGCGCTTGAGATGCTTCAACAACGCGACATTTACGATGCGAAAACGGCATACGCCTTGCAATATTTGCAGCTGCGCCGCGCGCTAGGGGAGCAAAATGCCGAATAA
- a CDS encoding aldo/keto reductase, with translation MNKRRIGTSDLYVSEIGLGCMSLGTDENHAIYLIHEALERGINYLDTADLYDRGLNEEFVGKAVKGKRDQVIIATKVGNRWRRDGSGWDWDPSKAYIKQAVKESLRRLQTDYIDLYQLHGGTIDDPIDETIEAFEELKQEGVIRWYGISSIRPNVIREYVKRSNIVSVMMQYSLLDRRPEEWFPLLREHHISVIARGPVARGLLTSRSLEQASSAVKEHGYLDYSYKELQALIPKLKEKTAGRRSLTATALQFCLYDPVVAAVIPGASRLRQLEENIAAASAPPLDADEYEWLKQTTKRSVYDVHR, from the coding sequence ATGAACAAACGCCGCATCGGCACATCAGACTTATACGTCAGCGAAATTGGACTCGGCTGCATGTCGCTCGGCACTGATGAAAACCATGCCATCTATCTCATCCATGAAGCATTGGAGCGCGGCATCAACTACTTGGATACAGCCGATTTATACGACCGCGGCTTAAACGAGGAATTTGTCGGCAAAGCGGTGAAAGGAAAACGCGACCAAGTCATCATCGCGACAAAAGTCGGCAACCGTTGGCGCCGAGACGGAAGCGGCTGGGACTGGGATCCGTCAAAAGCCTATATCAAACAAGCGGTCAAAGAGAGCCTGCGCCGCCTGCAAACGGACTACATTGACTTATACCAGCTCCACGGCGGCACGATCGACGACCCGATCGATGAGACGATTGAAGCGTTCGAAGAGCTGAAGCAAGAAGGCGTCATCCGTTGGTACGGCATCTCCTCGATCCGCCCAAACGTCATTCGCGAATATGTGAAGCGCTCGAACATCGTCAGCGTCATGATGCAATACAGCTTGCTTGACCGGCGGCCGGAAGAATGGTTCCCGCTTCTTCGCGAACATCACATCAGCGTGATCGCCCGCGGTCCGGTCGCTAGAGGCTTGCTCACGAGCCGCTCGCTTGAACAAGCGAGCAGCGCGGTGAAAGAACACGGATACCTCGATTATTCCTACAAAGAACTGCAGGCGCTCATCCCGAAGCTGAAGGAAAAAACGGCCGGGCGCCGTTCATTGACCGCGACCGCGCTGCAATTTTGCCTGTATGACCCGGTCGTTGCCGCCGTCATTCCGGGCGCAAGCCGGCTTCGGCAGCTTGAAGAAAACATCGCCGCCGCTTCCGCCCCGCCGCTTGATGCCGACGAATACGAATGGCTGAAACAAACGACAAAACGCTCGGTGTACGACGTGCATCGGTGA
- a CDS encoding RNA-guided endonuclease InsQ/TnpB family protein has protein sequence MYFCIKQQLNGLTKEEYLTLRELCHIAKNMYNVGLYNVRQYYFKHKEFLNYEKNYHLAKTNENYKLLNSNMAQQILKKVNEAFKSFFGLISLAKQGKYDHKAISIPKYLKKDGFHSLIIGQIRIDGNKFTIPYSRLFKKTHKPITITIPPVLLDKKIKQIEIIPKHHARFFEIQYKYEMPEDQRELNDQKALAIDLGLNNVATCVTSDGRSFIIDGRRLKSINQWFNKENARLQSIKDKQKIKGTTRKQALLAMNRNNKVNDYINKTCRYIINYCIENQIGKLVIGYAETWQRNINLGKKTNQNFVNIPLGNIKEKLEYLCEFYGIEFLKQEESYTSQASFFDGDEIPEYNADNPKEYKFSGKRIKRGLYRTKSGKLINADVNGALNILKKSKAVDLSVLCSSGEVDTPQRIRIA, from the coding sequence ATGTATTTTTGTATCAAACAACAGCTAAATGGTTTGACCAAAGAAGAATACTTGACTCTTCGAGAACTGTGCCATATTGCCAAGAACATGTACAACGTCGGATTGTACAATGTCAGACAATACTATTTTAAACACAAGGAATTTCTTAATTATGAGAAAAACTATCATCTTGCAAAAACTAACGAAAACTATAAGCTGTTAAACAGCAACATGGCACAGCAAATTTTAAAAAAGGTCAATGAAGCCTTTAAATCTTTCTTTGGTTTGATCAGTCTTGCCAAACAAGGAAAATATGACCACAAGGCTATCAGTATTCCAAAATATCTTAAAAAAGATGGCTTTCATTCACTGATCATTGGCCAGATTCGTATAGACGGCAACAAATTCACGATACCGTATTCTCGCCTATTTAAAAAGACTCACAAGCCTATCACGATAACGATTCCGCCTGTGTTACTGGACAAAAAGATTAAGCAGATTGAAATCATTCCTAAGCATCATGCCAGGTTCTTTGAGATTCAGTACAAATATGAAATGCCTGAAGATCAAAGAGAATTAAATGACCAAAAAGCACTGGCAATTGATTTAGGATTAAACAATGTTGCCACTTGTGTCACATCAGACGGCAGATCATTCATCATTGATGGGCGGAGATTAAAAAGTATAAATCAATGGTTTAACAAAGAAAATGCCAGACTTCAAAGCATAAAAGATAAGCAAAAAATCAAAGGCACCACTCGTAAACAGGCTTTGCTTGCTATGAATCGCAATAATAAAGTGAATGATTATATCAACAAGACTTGCCGTTACATCATTAACTACTGTATTGAAAATCAAATTGGCAAACTTGTCATTGGCTATGCGGAAACATGGCAACGCAATATTAATCTAGGAAAAAAGACAAATCAAAACTTTGTCAATATTCCTCTCGGTAACATAAAAGAAAAACTAGAATATCTTTGTGAATTTTACGGCATTGAATTCTTGAAACAGGAAGAATCCTATACGTCTCAAGCCAGCTTTTTTGACGGCGATGAGATTCCTGAATATAATGCCGACAATCCAAAAGAATATAAGTTCAGCGGCAAACGTATTAAGCGCGGCTTGTATCGAACAAAGTCTGGCAAACTAATTAATGCTGATGTCAATGGCGCATTAAACATCTTAAAGAAAAGTAAAGCTGTAGACCTGAGTGTCTTATGCTCTAGCGGCGAAGTGGACACGCCTCAAAGAATAAGGATTGCTTGA
- a CDS encoding DUF3886 domain-containing protein — translation MMKKIGRKKEQGTEALTIADRLGAAVEAKLLEKKRALAEEEARRRAAEEARRREEQKSFAELLEESELDWRKFK, via the coding sequence ATGATGAAGAAAATCGGGCGAAAAAAAGAGCAAGGGACGGAGGCTTTGACGATCGCCGACCGGCTTGGCGCCGCGGTGGAAGCGAAGCTGCTTGAGAAAAAGCGCGCACTTGCCGAGGAAGAAGCGCGGAGGCGAGCGGCAGAGGAAGCGCGCCGCCGTGAGGAACAGAAATCGTTTGCCGAGCTGCTTGAGGAAAGCGAGCTAGACTGGCGGAAATTTAAGTAG
- a CDS encoding YqkC family protein, which produces MNGKLEQLAKTAKQKTWVSFTHENDPYSLLHWSVAGPYHEAKDVWLLQNEMTFETKEFPTLEAAIAWLGEHMPHITEVL; this is translated from the coding sequence ATGAACGGTAAGTTAGAGCAGCTCGCAAAGACGGCGAAGCAAAAAACATGGGTGTCGTTCACCCATGAAAACGATCCGTACAGCTTGCTTCATTGGTCGGTCGCCGGCCCGTATCATGAGGCGAAAGACGTCTGGCTGCTGCAAAACGAAATGACGTTTGAAACGAAAGAGTTTCCGACGCTGGAGGCGGCCATTGCTTGGCTTGGTGAGCATATGCCGCACATCACCGAAGTGTTGTAA
- a CDS encoding iron-sulfur cluster biosynthesis family protein translates to MSVSITFTDAAKRALASIVAQSERQLKLAFDTDGCGCLVDGVPVLWLVDKADDDDLAVETNFVPVLVERSRLIFFDEAMTIDVKPGTTVFQLKSLGQTLNGHMPLVEVKSGDER, encoded by the coding sequence ATGAGTGTATCGATCACGTTTACGGATGCAGCCAAGCGAGCGCTTGCCTCTATTGTAGCGCAATCCGAGCGGCAGTTAAAGCTGGCGTTTGACACGGACGGCTGCGGCTGTTTGGTCGACGGCGTTCCGGTGCTATGGCTTGTCGACAAGGCCGATGACGATGATTTGGCCGTCGAGACGAATTTCGTGCCGGTGCTCGTGGAACGGTCGCGCCTTATCTTTTTTGATGAAGCGATGACGATTGACGTCAAGCCGGGAACAACCGTTTTTCAGCTCAAAAGCCTAGGGCAAACGTTGAATGGTCATATGCCGCTTGTTGAGGTGAAATCCGGCGATGAACGGTAA
- a CDS encoding YqzH family protein codes for MDERWLQKQVRNCLRHYGYDDDMMPLGEDDWRELCARIAAAKERQPNADMYELVHDAVYRFITSA; via the coding sequence ATGGACGAACGATGGCTGCAAAAACAAGTGCGCAACTGCCTGCGGCATTATGGCTATGATGATGACATGATGCCGCTTGGCGAAGACGACTGGCGCGAGCTTTGCGCCCGCATTGCCGCCGCCAAAGAGAGGCAGCCAAACGCGGACATGTATGAACTTGTCCATGACGCCGTCTACCGGTTCATCACCAGCGCTTGA
- a CDS encoding SDR family NAD(P)-dependent oxidoreductase has protein sequence MRLKGRHVVITGASGGIGEQIAYEAARQGAVPVLLARSEERLKEASARIEAQTGIRAPYASLDVSDRGMIEAVVSQLIADLGAIDVLVNNAGFGVFRYVEDIDLDEMERMFAVNVFGLIACTKAVYSHMKERGSGHIINIASQAGKIATPKSSVYSATKHAVIGFTDSLRLEAGRFGIFVTAVNPGPVETNFFSTADESGEYVRNVSRWMLRPEAVAKRVVDVMMTPTREVNMPRWMDLGSRLYRLAPSLVEKVAKGAFFQK, from the coding sequence GTGCGGCTGAAGGGGCGCCATGTCGTCATTACCGGAGCGTCGGGAGGAATTGGCGAGCAAATCGCCTATGAAGCGGCGCGCCAAGGGGCGGTGCCGGTGCTCTTGGCGCGCAGTGAAGAAAGGCTGAAAGAAGCGAGCGCGCGGATCGAAGCGCAAACCGGTATTCGCGCCCCGTATGCATCGCTTGATGTCAGCGACCGCGGCATGATCGAGGCGGTTGTTTCCCAGCTCATTGCGGATCTTGGCGCGATCGATGTGTTGGTCAACAACGCCGGGTTTGGTGTCTTTCGCTATGTCGAGGACATCGACTTGGATGAAATGGAGAGGATGTTTGCCGTCAACGTCTTCGGCCTCATCGCCTGTACGAAGGCGGTGTATTCGCATATGAAAGAGAGAGGAAGCGGTCATATTATCAACATTGCGTCGCAAGCCGGCAAAATCGCGACGCCGAAGTCGAGCGTCTATTCCGCGACGAAACATGCCGTCATCGGCTTTACTGACAGCCTTCGCCTCGAGGCGGGGCGCTTTGGCATTTTTGTCACGGCCGTCAATCCGGGGCCGGTGGAGACGAACTTTTTTTCAACCGCTGATGAATCGGGAGAGTATGTGCGCAACGTGTCGCGTTGGATGCTGCGCCCGGAGGCGGTGGCGAAGCGTGTGGTCGACGTGATGATGACGCCGACGCGCGAAGTGAACATGCCGCGTTGGATGGATCTCGGCAGCCGGCTGTATCGCCTTGCGCCGAGTTTGGTGGAAAAGGTGGCGAAAGGGGCGTTTTTCCAAAAGTAA
- a CDS encoding MBL fold metallo-hydrolase gives MNEERVYRITVPTPFPVGDVHMYVIAGDRLTLVDAGVKTEEAWQLFVKQLGEVGYAPEDIEQIVITHHHPDHVGLLDYVPHAPIIGHPKADPFLRRERSFMERYVQFFQEFFTECGVDRRLFSQLSKEGGSLRYASRRGLDIMVTEGDAVPGMPGWQVIETPGHAQSHIALYREADGLLIGGDHLLVHISPNPMMEPPAEGETGRPKPLLQYNESLQKMLQYDIVRSLNGHGDDATDIPALVRERLGKQRQRAERVLEMVKERPHTVFDVCQKLFPTAYERQLMLTMSETIGQLDYLEANGYVTKKQEAGRYVYEAAGVSVCG, from the coding sequence ATGAACGAGGAACGAGTGTATCGGATCACAGTGCCGACGCCGTTTCCGGTCGGCGATGTGCATATGTACGTGATCGCCGGCGATCGGTTGACGCTGGTCGATGCCGGAGTGAAAACAGAGGAAGCATGGCAGCTGTTTGTGAAGCAGCTTGGCGAGGTCGGTTATGCGCCAGAGGATATTGAACAAATCGTCATTACTCACCATCATCCGGATCATGTCGGCTTGCTTGATTATGTTCCGCATGCGCCGATCATCGGTCATCCGAAAGCGGATCCGTTTTTGCGCCGCGAACGTTCGTTTATGGAGCGGTACGTCCAATTTTTTCAGGAATTTTTTACGGAATGCGGCGTCGACCGCCGTTTGTTCAGTCAGCTGTCCAAAGAAGGCGGATCGCTTCGCTACGCAAGCCGGCGCGGGCTTGACATCATGGTGACGGAAGGGGACGCGGTGCCGGGGATGCCCGGGTGGCAGGTCATCGAAACGCCGGGGCATGCGCAAAGCCATATCGCCCTCTACCGCGAGGCGGACGGATTGCTGATCGGCGGCGATCATTTGCTTGTTCATATTTCCCCGAATCCAATGATGGAGCCGCCGGCGGAAGGGGAGACGGGACGGCCGAAACCGTTGTTGCAGTACAACGAGTCGCTGCAAAAAATGCTGCAATACGATATCGTTCGCTCGCTAAACGGCCATGGCGACGATGCGACCGATATTCCGGCGCTCGTTCGAGAGCGGCTGGGTAAGCAGCGCCAGCGCGCCGAGCGGGTGCTCGAAATGGTGAAAGAACGCCCGCATACGGTGTTTGACGTTTGTCAAAAGCTGTTCCCGACCGCTTACGAACGCCAGCTCATGCTGACGATGTCAGAGACGATCGGCCAGCTTGATTATCTCGAGGCGAACGGGTATGTGACGAAAAAGCAGGAAGCCGGCCGATACGTCTACGAAGCGGCGGGGGTGTCGGTGTGCGGCTGA
- the proI gene encoding pyrroline-5-carboxylate reductase ProI, translating to MNNERSIALIGAGSMAESLIAGMTKAFCHPAHIVVANRQNRARLEELARQYGVCTAGCAQEAVKQADIVILAMKPKDVVEAMNAIAPTLRAHQLILSLLAGITTETIERLAGRNIPVVRAMPNTSAAVGLSATAIAGGRFAAKEHLEVAKQLFETVGIVAVVPERDLHAVTGLSGSGPAYVYYLVEAMEKAAADIGLERDVAKRLILQTIIGAAEMLKASDKHPSVLRREVTSPGGTTEAGIGVLEQYRFQEAVIACIRRATARSEELGSALLSAIAEA from the coding sequence ATGAACAACGAACGATCGATCGCGCTCATCGGCGCCGGCTCGATGGCGGAATCGCTCATCGCCGGCATGACGAAAGCGTTTTGCCATCCGGCGCACATTGTCGTCGCCAACCGACAAAACCGCGCTCGGCTTGAGGAGCTGGCGCGCCAATACGGTGTTTGCACGGCAGGTTGCGCGCAAGAAGCCGTCAAACAAGCGGATATCGTCATTTTGGCGATGAAGCCGAAAGACGTCGTCGAAGCGATGAACGCCATCGCACCGACCCTCCGCGCCCATCAGCTCATTCTTTCACTGCTCGCGGGCATCACGACCGAGACGATCGAACGGCTCGCTGGACGCAACATCCCTGTCGTGCGCGCCATGCCAAACACATCCGCCGCCGTCGGCTTATCAGCGACCGCCATCGCCGGCGGCCGCTTCGCCGCGAAAGAACATCTTGAGGTCGCCAAACAGCTGTTTGAAACGGTCGGCATCGTCGCTGTTGTGCCGGAGCGCGACTTGCATGCGGTCACCGGCCTGTCCGGGAGCGGTCCGGCGTATGTGTATTACTTGGTCGAAGCGATGGAAAAAGCGGCGGCCGACATCGGCCTTGAGCGAGATGTCGCCAAACGGCTCATTTTGCAAACGATCATCGGCGCAGCCGAGATGCTAAAAGCGTCCGACAAGCACCCATCCGTCCTGCGCCGTGAAGTCACGAGCCCAGGCGGCACGACCGAAGCCGGCATTGGCGTGCTTGAGCAATACCGGTTCCAAGAAGCGGTCATCGCCTGCATCCGCCGGGCGACGGCCCGCTCCGAAGAGCTCGGCAGCGCTCTTCTCTCTGCCATCGCCGAAGCGTAA